A single window of Thalassomonas viridans DNA harbors:
- a CDS encoding tetratricopeptide repeat protein has protein sequence MKFSCRVIACLLLSLHYCAFAMTPEQAKEKIDRAEEIRNDDPQQAIELFTSVADDVDMLNQPELLFPALHSLVFVHIAQGQFDSAKQMSQKLFDQALKQKDEYYTAMAQLLLGYVEENRGNYRLAESHHKFALELASKTDDFVLIAQAYDRISSTLRFQDKYLEALEVVQKSVEILRKQDDDRVLATALQTLGIIQGFIGDYTTALATHTEALELRTALQDKSGISDSLYEIGGIYRKMKNYPLALKHAKMSYELDKKFGRKLDVANSANRVATLALKTNDLLLAKAFSQEVLDRYRELDSQAGISGAYDLLGLIALESGDIGQAKVHIDKAIAIATEHNLASILLSAHISRIKVAQLEKDFVTAQLLGEQALASAAEIKAKEDEIILQELLADTYYGQEDYKRAFEAHQQYKKLDDEVGTRNLAQTVAALQSKAEFMRRQQEIENLNHEKALQAAQLKQKQLERNAWIFALSFLILLVASVSYRQYKKRKMAAERATLLQEVVDSKNRLLADVSHELRTPLTALKLQVEALQFNLVQDVDASYDAMNRKVMDINRLISDIYQLAQADSASLHLHPEAIELDETLTKWNEEFEAFVEAKGFDWQANIKVAEDVSVQWDQDRIKQVLTNMLSNSTFYTDAPGKIALSVKQAAQHIDFCIEDSAPGVTDKDLDKIFERLYRVEESRSRQTGGSGLGLSICKSLITAHHGKVRAGHSELGGLKIEIRLPLAAA, from the coding sequence ATGAAATTCAGTTGTCGGGTAATAGCCTGTTTATTACTCAGTCTTCATTATTGTGCTTTTGCCATGACCCCGGAGCAGGCAAAAGAGAAAATCGACCGGGCCGAAGAAATCAGAAATGATGATCCGCAGCAGGCCATCGAGCTCTTTACCTCGGTTGCCGATGACGTCGACATGCTCAACCAGCCGGAGTTATTGTTTCCGGCATTACATTCCCTGGTTTTTGTACACATTGCCCAGGGGCAATTCGATAGCGCCAAGCAGATGTCGCAAAAGTTATTCGACCAGGCCCTCAAGCAAAAGGATGAGTACTATACGGCGATGGCGCAACTGCTGCTCGGTTATGTGGAAGAAAACCGCGGCAATTACCGGCTGGCAGAGTCACATCATAAGTTTGCCCTGGAGCTGGCGTCAAAAACCGATGATTTTGTGCTGATCGCCCAGGCTTATGACCGCATCAGCTCAACTTTGCGCTTTCAGGATAAGTATTTAGAAGCGCTTGAGGTGGTGCAGAAATCTGTCGAGATTCTACGCAAGCAGGACGACGACAGGGTGCTGGCCACGGCATTGCAGACACTGGGAATTATCCAGGGCTTTATCGGCGATTATACCACTGCGCTTGCTACCCATACCGAAGCCCTGGAATTACGCACGGCATTGCAGGATAAATCCGGTATCAGCGATTCTTTATACGAAATCGGCGGCATTTACCGGAAAATGAAAAACTATCCGCTCGCCCTCAAGCACGCGAAAATGTCGTACGAGCTGGATAAAAAATTCGGCCGCAAGCTCGATGTGGCTAACAGCGCCAACCGGGTGGCAACTTTGGCGCTGAAAACCAATGATTTGCTACTGGCAAAAGCCTTTAGCCAGGAGGTGCTGGACCGCTACCGGGAACTGGACTCCCAAGCCGGTATTTCCGGCGCTTATGACCTGTTAGGGCTCATCGCCCTGGAATCCGGCGATATCGGCCAGGCAAAAGTGCATATAGATAAGGCCATTGCCATTGCAACCGAGCATAACCTGGCGAGCATACTGTTGTCGGCGCATATCAGCCGTATTAAAGTGGCGCAGCTGGAAAAAGACTTTGTTACGGCACAGCTTCTGGGGGAGCAGGCGCTGGCCAGTGCGGCTGAAATCAAAGCCAAAGAAGACGAAATCATCCTGCAGGAATTACTGGCCGACACCTATTACGGCCAGGAAGATTACAAGCGGGCCTTCGAGGCACATCAGCAATATAAAAAGCTGGATGATGAAGTCGGCACCAGGAATCTCGCCCAGACGGTAGCGGCCTTACAAAGCAAGGCCGAATTCATGCGCAGGCAGCAGGAAATCGAGAATCTTAACCATGAAAAGGCGCTGCAGGCGGCGCAATTGAAACAAAAGCAGCTGGAACGCAATGCCTGGATTTTTGCGCTAAGTTTCCTGATTTTGCTGGTGGCCAGTGTCAGCTACCGTCAATATAAAAAACGTAAAATGGCGGCAGAGCGCGCCACTTTGTTGCAGGAAGTGGTGGACAGTAAAAATCGCCTGCTGGCGGATGTTTCCCATGAGCTGCGTACGCCGCTGACCGCCCTTAAGCTGCAGGTTGAAGCCCTGCAATTTAACCTGGTGCAGGATGTTGATGCCTCCTATGACGCCATGAACCGCAAGGTGATGGATATCAACCGCCTGATCAGCGATATTTATCAGCTGGCGCAAGCCGACAGCGCCAGTTTGCATCTGCACCCCGAAGCCATCGAGCTGGACGAAACCTTAACGAAGTGGAATGAAGAGTTTGAAGCTTTTGTTGAAGCCAAAGGTTTTGACTGGCAAGCCAATATCAAGGTGGCTGAGGATGTTTCGGTACAATGGGATCAGGATCGTATCAAGCAGGTGCTGACGAATATGCTTTCCAACAGCACTTTTTACACCGATGCCCCGGGCAAAATTGCCTTAAGTGTGAAACAGGCAGCGCAGCATATTGATTTCTGCATCGAAGATTCGGCGCCGGGGGTGACGGATAAAGACTTAGATAAAATTTTTGAGCGCCTGTACCGGGTTGAAGAGTCGAGAAGCCGGCAAACCGGCGGTTCAGGTCTGGGGCTTTCCATTTGTAAAAGCCTGATCACCGCGCATCACGGTAAGGTGCGCGCCGGGCATAGCGAGTTAGGGGGCCTTAAGATCGAGATTCGCTTGCCTTTAGCCGCCGCCTGA
- a CDS encoding response regulator has translation MIQPEKIIVADDHPLFRQALLETLKTRMPSSAWYQAETVGQLDQVLTAQPEADLLLLDLNIPGAHGFNTLIHVRNHFLQIPVVVVSAYEDNDTIAKAMEFGAAGYVPKSTPVDDIFVAIQAVLEGQIWTPENFTSPASGHSEIADRVASLTQQQHKILMMFAEGLQNKQIAYDLNVTEATIKAHATAIFKKLNVRNRTQAVIAISQLDLAEQNL, from the coding sequence ATGATCCAGCCGGAAAAAATTATTGTAGCTGATGATCATCCGTTATTCAGGCAGGCGCTGCTGGAAACGCTGAAAACGAGAATGCCTTCGTCTGCCTGGTATCAGGCGGAAACCGTCGGCCAGCTTGACCAGGTATTAACGGCGCAGCCGGAGGCCGACCTGTTGCTGCTGGATTTAAATATTCCCGGCGCCCATGGTTTTAATACCCTGATCCATGTGCGCAACCATTTTCTGCAGATTCCCGTGGTGGTGGTTTCGGCCTATGAAGATAACGACACCATAGCCAAAGCCATGGAATTTGGCGCTGCCGGTTATGTGCCTAAATCTACGCCGGTGGATGATATTTTCGTTGCCATACAAGCGGTGCTGGAAGGGCAGATATGGACGCCGGAAAACTTTACCAGTCCGGCGAGCGGACACAGCGAAATTGCCGACCGGGTGGCGAGCCTGACCCAGCAGCAACATAAAATTCTAATGATGTTTGCCGAGGGCCTGCAGAACAAACAAATCGCCTATGATCTGAATGTCACCGAAGCCACCATTAAAGCCCATGCCACCGCTATTTTTAAAAAGCTTAATGTCAGGAACCGCACCCAGGCGGTAATCGCCATCAGCCAGCTGGATTTGGCGGAACAAAATTTATAA
- a CDS encoding propionyl-CoA synthetase codes for MGYHNEYQASIDDPAAFWQEKSSLIQWYKKPSKTLSRDENGHYLWYADGELNSSYLALDYHVENGRGEQTALIYDSPVTNTYRQFTYRELTDKVARFAGALQSLGVCRGERVIIYMPMIPEATIAMLACARLGAIHSVVFGGFAAHELALRINDAQPKVILSASCGIEVEKIIPYKTLLDDAVAQAEHQVDACVVFQRQQLEAELIPGRDYDWQFLESQSEPVAPVPVAATDPLYILYTSGTTGTPKGVIRDNGGHAVAMRYSMANVYGMNAGDVFWAASDVGWVVGHSYIVYGPLMAGCTTVLYEGKPVKTPDAGAFWRVCQQYQVNAIFSAPTAFRAICKEDPDARYFRQYDLSQLKRIFLAGERLDPATYHWLKRHTGLPVIDHWWQTETGWAIAGNPVGIEELPTKAGSATCPVPGFNVQILDNSGRQQAANEQGSVAIKLPMPPGCLQGIWKNPERFKAGYLATYEGYYLSGDGGYLDDDGYLYIMGRTDDVINVAGHRLSTGEMEEIVSAHQDVAECAVVGVADELKGQVPMALIVLKNGVTTPTEQIFEQIRQEVRQQIGALACLKKIHQVERLPKTRSGKILRRLIRQMADGEEYQVPSTIDDVEIIGEISNVLKLVASF; via the coding sequence ATGGGCTACCACAATGAATATCAGGCATCCATTGACGATCCCGCCGCATTTTGGCAAGAAAAGTCATCGTTAATTCAATGGTATAAAAAGCCGAGTAAGACGTTATCCCGTGATGAAAACGGACATTATCTCTGGTATGCAGACGGCGAGTTAAACTCCAGTTATCTGGCGCTTGATTATCATGTGGAAAATGGTCGCGGCGAGCAAACCGCTCTGATATACGACTCGCCGGTAACCAATACCTACCGGCAATTTACTTACCGCGAACTGACCGACAAGGTCGCCCGTTTTGCCGGGGCGCTGCAATCCTTGGGGGTCTGTCGCGGCGAACGGGTGATTATCTATATGCCGATGATCCCCGAGGCGACTATTGCCATGCTGGCCTGCGCCCGGCTCGGCGCCATACATTCGGTGGTTTTCGGCGGTTTTGCCGCCCATGAGCTGGCGTTGAGGATAAACGATGCCCAGCCCAAGGTGATCCTCAGTGCATCTTGCGGTATAGAAGTTGAGAAAATCATCCCCTATAAAACTTTATTGGACGATGCCGTTGCACAGGCCGAGCATCAGGTGGATGCCTGTGTGGTGTTTCAGAGGCAGCAACTTGAGGCGGAACTCATTCCCGGCAGGGATTACGACTGGCAGTTCCTTGAGAGCCAGAGCGAGCCTGTGGCGCCGGTACCTGTGGCCGCCACAGACCCCCTGTATATCTTATATACCTCTGGCACCACAGGCACCCCCAAGGGGGTGATCCGGGATAATGGCGGCCATGCCGTGGCGATGCGCTACAGTATGGCAAACGTATACGGCATGAATGCCGGGGATGTTTTCTGGGCAGCTTCAGACGTCGGCTGGGTGGTGGGGCATTCCTATATTGTTTACGGGCCGTTGATGGCGGGCTGTACCACGGTGTTATATGAGGGAAAGCCGGTGAAGACACCGGATGCAGGTGCTTTCTGGCGGGTGTGCCAGCAATATCAGGTGAATGCCATTTTCAGTGCTCCCACCGCCTTTCGCGCCATTTGTAAGGAAGATCCCGACGCCAGGTATTTCAGGCAATACGATCTTTCACAGCTTAAACGTATCTTTTTAGCCGGTGAACGCCTGGATCCCGCCACCTACCACTGGCTGAAACGGCATACCGGCTTGCCGGTGATCGACCACTGGTGGCAAACGGAAACCGGCTGGGCCATTGCCGGTAATCCCGTGGGCATAGAAGAGTTGCCCACCAAAGCCGGCTCTGCCACCTGTCCCGTCCCCGGCTTTAATGTGCAGATACTGGATAACAGCGGCAGGCAGCAGGCTGCCAATGAGCAGGGTAGCGTTGCGATAAAACTGCCTATGCCGCCGGGTTGCCTGCAGGGGATCTGGAAAAATCCCGAACGTTTTAAAGCCGGTTATCTGGCCACTTACGAGGGTTATTATTTGTCCGGTGACGGCGGTTATCTGGATGACGACGGCTATCTCTATATTATGGGGCGTACCGATGACGTGATTAATGTTGCCGGGCACAGGCTTTCCACCGGGGAAATGGAGGAAATTGTCTCTGCCCATCAGGACGTTGCCGAGTGCGCCGTAGTCGGTGTCGCCGATGAACTCAAAGGCCAGGTGCCTATGGCGCTGATCGTGTTGAAAAACGGGGTGACCACGCCGACCGAGCAGATTTTCGAGCAAATCCGGCAGGAGGTGCGCCAGCAAATCGGTGCGCTGGCCTGCCTGAAAAAAATCCACCAGGTGGAGCGGCTGCCGAAAACCCGCTCCGGCAAGATATTGCGCCGGTTAATACGGCAAATGGCCGACGGTGAAGAGTACCAGGTGCCTTCCACTATAGATGATGTTGAAATTATTGGTGAAATTTCTAACGTGCTGAAACTGGTGGCCTCATTTTAA
- a CDS encoding phospholipase D: MSQIDTIQEAVKSYFSHCSGPNYVRMLDTPHIWGMPFNKEIMPQARARQAEFERAIVEIVQKARYRCDVSSLNSPDPDWTRAILGAIDTCLSMELGRKTAPQFRFLFGQTPLYPMTPPPNYSDFQGALIRLFRARAEHWEVLPEIWIGRFYRLEKGISSGILAKLQSLFVKPPEDTTKMTWNHSKIIAVDGCEALVGGHNLNMDLFRSYPPVHDASVVVHGDAAHGSQQYLNKMWQCKTDLLTKEYLDIGELVWKNGDDDHAVSRKPADPLAEEAGAAYMKDSQEKLVELHTLGLKKEVGLKGDLPVVSVKEISEELDDEDERDEAEEIRSEDLQTLADLQVEVFQKRIRYDDYDKFDEYKLATRMLSVGKYWTGPDRKTDYQQASEVMKKQLIMGAKRIIRMSQMDLVSAWKKNWSDHVVCHWLMDALLANPDLQVQVVVSPLDAGAGAEGDQYSFGSGACRTFELIKYYMTHDADTDKEVDDSDSKRANALKRLHIAPLYYTDKVPREKTTEGTNYKWPDLTEEGKTASLKQPPLSEKPPKKGVIGSAAWAVVNASGKVIPKVDSAPGNHAKIMVIDDEAYIVGSDNLYPGFLSEFNYLVEGEEAVGDLLKNYWGPLWKYSSPHCANPVCKLSEDPDH, from the coding sequence ATGAGTCAGATAGATACCATACAAGAAGCCGTGAAGAGCTATTTCAGCCATTGCAGCGGCCCCAACTATGTCAGAATGTTAGATACGCCGCACATTTGGGGCATGCCTTTTAACAAGGAGATCATGCCGCAGGCCCGGGCGCGTCAGGCGGAATTTGAGCGGGCCATAGTCGAGATAGTGCAAAAAGCCAGATACCGCTGCGACGTCTCCTCCCTCAACAGCCCGGATCCCGACTGGACCCGGGCGATCCTCGGGGCAATAGACACTTGCCTGAGCATGGAACTGGGCAGGAAAACCGCGCCGCAATTCAGGTTCCTGTTCGGCCAGACTCCCCTGTACCCGATGACGCCGCCGCCAAACTATAGCGATTTCCAGGGCGCCCTTATCCGCCTGTTCCGGGCACGGGCTGAACACTGGGAAGTCTTACCGGAAATCTGGATCGGCAGGTTCTACCGCCTGGAAAAAGGCATTTCTTCCGGTATCCTGGCCAAACTCCAGTCGCTGTTTGTCAAACCGCCGGAAGACACCACGAAAATGACCTGGAACCACTCGAAAATCATTGCCGTAGACGGCTGTGAAGCCCTGGTGGGCGGCCATAACCTCAATATGGATCTGTTCCGCAGCTACCCGCCTGTGCATGACGCCTCCGTGGTGGTGCACGGCGACGCCGCCCACGGCTCGCAGCAATACCTGAACAAGATGTGGCAATGTAAAACCGATCTGCTCACCAAGGAATACCTGGATATCGGCGAACTGGTATGGAAAAACGGTGATGACGATCACGCCGTCAGCCGTAAACCGGCAGATCCCCTGGCTGAAGAAGCCGGCGCCGCCTATATGAAAGACAGCCAGGAAAAGCTGGTGGAATTGCATACCCTCGGCTTAAAAAAAGAAGTCGGACTTAAAGGTGACTTGCCTGTGGTTTCGGTAAAAGAGATCAGCGAAGAACTTGATGATGAGGACGAAAGGGACGAAGCGGAGGAGATCCGCAGCGAAGACCTGCAAACCCTGGCAGACCTGCAAGTAGAAGTGTTTCAAAAAAGGATCAGATACGACGACTACGACAAGTTCGACGAGTATAAACTGGCAACCCGCATGTTGTCGGTAGGCAAATACTGGACCGGTCCTGACAGGAAAACCGACTACCAGCAGGCGTCCGAGGTCATGAAAAAACAACTGATCATGGGGGCAAAACGCATCATCCGCATGTCGCAAATGGATCTGGTGAGCGCCTGGAAAAAAAATTGGTCGGATCATGTGGTGTGCCACTGGCTGATGGATGCCCTGCTTGCCAATCCGGATTTACAAGTTCAGGTGGTGGTATCACCTTTGGATGCCGGCGCCGGCGCCGAAGGGGATCAGTATTCGTTTGGCTCGGGCGCCTGCCGTACCTTTGAATTAATCAAATACTATATGACCCATGACGCCGACACAGATAAAGAAGTGGACGACTCCGACAGCAAGCGCGCCAATGCCTTAAAAAGGCTGCATATCGCCCCCCTCTACTATACCGACAAGGTGCCCAGGGAAAAAACCACCGAAGGCACAAACTACAAATGGCCGGATCTGACCGAAGAAGGGAAAACCGCCTCCTTAAAGCAGCCGCCGCTAAGTGAAAAGCCGCCGAAAAAAGGCGTGATCGGCAGCGCAGCTTGGGCAGTAGTAAACGCCAGCGGCAAGGTTATCCCTAAGGTTGACTCGGCGCCGGGCAACCATGCGAAAATCATGGTGATCGACGACGAAGCCTATATTGTCGGCTCGGACAACCTCTACCCGGGCTTCCTGTCCGAGTTCAATTACCTGGTGGAAGGCGAAGAGGCCGTAGGGGATTTGCTAAAAAACTACTGGGGCCCCTTGTGGAAATACTCAAGTCCCCATTGCGCCAATCCGGTATGCAAACTCAGTGAAGATCCGGATCATTAG
- a CDS encoding type III secretion system chaperone has protein sequence MENNRDKYAVLIDQVLTLLEIEQANVTSEGSYLITSDEGLCLEASYNEQTEEMTLVSFVHEITEPKRQAIYDTLLKANFACQGCGPGALGVSPEGTQVTLSLVLPLEAINLPILDFELSRLLLLSDFWFKKLQSDALDSSPADIEPLLHAIKA, from the coding sequence ATGGAAAATAACAGAGACAAATATGCAGTATTAATAGATCAGGTATTAACCTTGTTAGAGATAGAGCAAGCCAATGTAACATCAGAAGGTTCTTACCTGATCACATCGGATGAAGGGCTTTGCCTTGAAGCCTCATATAATGAGCAAACCGAAGAAATGACCCTGGTAAGTTTCGTCCACGAGATCACCGAACCTAAACGCCAGGCCATCTACGACACCTTGCTTAAAGCCAATTTTGCCTGCCAGGGATGCGGTCCCGGCGCCTTGGGGGTATCCCCGGAAGGCACACAAGTCACCTTATCTTTGGTATTGCCGCTTGAAGCCATTAACTTGCCGATACTGGATTTCGAATTGAGCCGGTTGCTGCTGCTATCAGATTTCTGGTTTAAAAAGCTGCAGTCAGACGCCCTGGACTCAAGCCCGGCTGATATTGAGCCACTACTACACGCAATTAAGGCCTAA
- the katG gene encoding catalase/peroxidase HPI, translating into MKTISMFKLSALAGVLALTLSQNVLATEGKISKPKGAVGMGKVAPNQAKSNLFWWPEQIDLAALRDHDSRSNPLGDNFDYSEAFAKLDMQALKKDIDTVLTDSQDWWPADWGNYGPLFIRMTWHAAGTYRTLDGRGGAGGGQQRFDPLNSWPDNGNLDKARRLLWPVKQKYGELISWGDLIVLAGNVALENMGFKTYGFAAGRDDDWEPDMVYWGPEVEMLASDRRDSDGKLKKPLAAVHMGLIYVNPEGPGGVPDPLASAKNIRESFARMAMNDEETLALIAGGHTFGKMHGAHKANKCVGAEPGAAATEEQGLGWKNSCGKGHSEDTVTSGLEGAWTQAPTKWTSLYLQNLLNFEWQQSRSPAGAIQWVPTDKSLHEAVPDAHVKGKYNPPVMTTADLALKFDPEYRKIAERFLADPEEYRLAFAKAWFKLTHRDMGPRANYLGNDFPKEALIWQDPIPQPDYKLVDKKDIAKLKSDILDSGLTVSELVNTAWGAAASYRDSDMRGGANGARIALAPQKDWAVNQPAEVSQVLAKLKTIQQDFNERFLGSTQVSLADLIVLGGGAAIEKAAQEAGIQVTVPFVPGRGDATQAQTDVNSFSLLTPKADGFRNYYEKGYYKSPTDALIDKADQLALTVPEMTVLVGGMRVLNTNSDGSAHGVFTDKPGTLSNDFFVNLLDMSTKWQKAGEEGVYQGIDRSSGTVKFTATPVDLIFGSSSELRAVAEVYAFDNSKARFVNDFVKAWTKVMQADRFDLK; encoded by the coding sequence ATGAAAACAATAAGCATGTTTAAACTCTCTGCGTTAGCCGGTGTATTGGCGCTGACGCTAAGCCAAAACGTATTGGCAACAGAAGGCAAAATCAGCAAGCCGAAAGGCGCTGTCGGCATGGGAAAGGTTGCCCCGAATCAAGCCAAATCCAACTTATTCTGGTGGCCGGAGCAAATTGACCTGGCCGCCTTGCGGGACCACGATTCCCGCTCGAACCCGCTGGGAGATAATTTCGACTACAGCGAAGCCTTTGCCAAGCTTGATATGCAGGCGTTGAAAAAAGATATCGATACAGTTTTAACAGATTCGCAAGACTGGTGGCCTGCGGACTGGGGCAACTACGGGCCTTTGTTTATCCGTATGACCTGGCACGCGGCGGGCACCTATAGAACCTTAGATGGCCGCGGCGGCGCCGGCGGCGGTCAGCAGCGTTTCGATCCCCTCAACAGTTGGCCCGACAACGGTAACTTAGATAAGGCCCGGCGTTTATTATGGCCGGTTAAGCAAAAATACGGTGAGCTGATCTCCTGGGGCGATCTTATCGTGCTGGCCGGTAATGTTGCGCTGGAAAACATGGGTTTTAAAACCTACGGTTTTGCCGCCGGACGTGACGATGACTGGGAGCCGGATATGGTTTACTGGGGGCCTGAAGTGGAAATGCTCGCCAGTGACCGCCGTGACTCGGACGGCAAGCTGAAAAAGCCGTTGGCTGCCGTACACATGGGACTGATTTATGTAAACCCTGAAGGTCCCGGCGGGGTGCCGGATCCGCTGGCATCGGCTAAGAATATCAGGGAGTCGTTCGCACGTATGGCGATGAACGACGAAGAAACCCTTGCCTTAATTGCCGGGGGTCATACCTTCGGTAAAATGCATGGCGCCCATAAAGCAAATAAGTGTGTCGGTGCCGAGCCGGGCGCCGCGGCAACCGAAGAACAGGGACTGGGCTGGAAAAATAGCTGCGGCAAGGGGCATTCAGAAGATACAGTCACCAGCGGTCTGGAAGGCGCATGGACACAAGCCCCGACCAAGTGGACATCCCTTTACCTGCAAAACTTATTAAACTTTGAATGGCAGCAAAGCCGTAGCCCGGCAGGCGCGATCCAGTGGGTACCTACGGATAAGTCACTGCATGAAGCAGTGCCTGATGCGCATGTTAAAGGTAAATATAACCCGCCTGTGATGACTACGGCTGACTTGGCGCTGAAATTCGATCCCGAATACCGAAAGATTGCCGAGCGCTTCCTGGCGGATCCGGAAGAATACCGTCTGGCTTTTGCCAAAGCCTGGTTCAAGCTGACCCACCGTGATATGGGGCCCCGCGCCAACTACCTGGGTAATGATTTTCCGAAAGAAGCGTTAATCTGGCAAGATCCGATTCCTCAGCCTGACTATAAGCTGGTGGACAAGAAAGATATCGCCAAATTAAAAAGCGACATCCTGGATTCCGGCTTAACGGTATCCGAGCTGGTAAACACTGCCTGGGGGGCTGCCGCTTCATACCGGGATTCCGATATGCGCGGTGGCGCCAATGGTGCGCGTATTGCCCTTGCGCCGCAAAAGGACTGGGCGGTGAACCAACCGGCTGAAGTTTCCCAGGTGCTGGCTAAGCTGAAAACGATCCAACAAGACTTCAACGAGCGCTTTTTGGGTTCGACCCAGGTATCCCTGGCCGACCTTATCGTGCTTGGCGGCGGTGCCGCCATCGAAAAAGCCGCGCAAGAGGCCGGCATTCAGGTAACGGTACCGTTTGTCCCCGGCCGCGGTGACGCCACACAGGCGCAAACGGATGTGAATTCTTTTTCATTGTTAACACCGAAAGCCGATGGCTTCCGCAACTATTATGAAAAAGGCTATTACAAGTCCCCCACAGATGCGCTGATTGATAAAGCCGATCAGCTGGCGCTGACGGTACCGGAAATGACAGTACTGGTTGGCGGCATGCGCGTGCTTAACACCAATAGCGACGGCAGTGCTCACGGGGTTTTCACCGACAAGCCCGGCACGCTTTCCAATGACTTCTTTGTCAACTTGCTGGATATGTCCACCAAGTGGCAAAAAGCCGGTGAAGAAGGTGTCTATCAAGGCATCGATCGTAGCAGCGGTACGGTTAAGTTCACTGCCACCCCGGTTGATCTTATCTTTGGTTCCAGTTCTGAGCTGCGTGCGGTTGCCGAAGTTTATGCCTTTGATAACTCAAAAGCACGTTTCGTAAACGACTTTGTGAAGGCATGGACGAAAGTAATGCAGGCGGACCGTTTCGACTTGAAATAA
- the ahpF gene encoding alkyl hydroperoxide reductase subunit F, with translation MLNNDILNALKTYTANMQNAVTLVLQTGEHKKRGELKEFLSQIVSVSDKLQLVERHEPVLRSPISFGLEVDGRFNGIFFSGIPGGHEFNSLVLAILHSSGTALKLDESLKGIIAGVAQELRFEVFVSLSCHNCPEVVQSLNQFALLNDNISAEMIDGGLYLELIEERGIQGVPSVYLNGEVFANGQIDTGKLVEKLVEQYPEVLQSAKHEALPLQDVTVIGGGPAGVAAAIYAARKGLKVTMVADRIGGQVKDTVGIENLISVPKTTGSELTGNMLSHMDDYEITKKEHLRVERVEKGQKTKKLHLSTGEIIETKTIIIATGAKWRELGVPGEKENIGSGVAYCPHCDGPFFKNKDVAVVGGGNSGIEAALDLAGMVNKVTVFEFLPELKADQVLIDKAEAHPKINIIKNAATKEIVAENGKVVGIDYIDRESDAVSHQALSGVFVQIGLVPNSSFLNGVVERTKYDEIIIDEKGQTSEPGIFAAGDVTTVPYKQIVVAMGEGAKASLSAFDYIIREA, from the coding sequence ATGTTAAATAATGACATTTTAAATGCACTGAAAACCTACACCGCGAATATGCAAAATGCTGTAACACTGGTTTTACAAACGGGTGAACACAAAAAACGCGGTGAATTGAAAGAATTTTTATCTCAGATTGTCTCGGTTTCAGACAAGCTGCAGTTGGTGGAAAGACACGAGCCGGTCCTGCGCAGCCCCATTAGCTTTGGCCTGGAGGTAGACGGCAGGTTTAACGGTATCTTCTTCTCCGGCATTCCCGGTGGTCACGAATTTAACTCTTTAGTGTTGGCGATTTTGCACTCGTCGGGCACGGCATTAAAACTCGATGAAAGTTTAAAAGGCATTATTGCCGGTGTGGCGCAGGAATTAAGGTTTGAAGTCTTCGTCAGCTTAAGTTGCCACAACTGTCCCGAAGTGGTGCAGTCGTTAAACCAGTTTGCGTTGCTCAACGACAATATCTCTGCGGAAATGATCGATGGCGGCTTATATCTGGAGCTGATTGAAGAGCGTGGTATTCAGGGAGTGCCGTCGGTTTATCTGAACGGCGAAGTGTTCGCCAATGGTCAAATCGACACTGGTAAGTTGGTAGAAAAGCTGGTAGAGCAATACCCGGAAGTTTTACAGTCGGCGAAACATGAAGCGCTGCCGCTACAGGACGTTACCGTTATCGGAGGCGGTCCGGCAGGTGTCGCGGCAGCCATTTACGCCGCACGTAAGGGGCTGAAGGTGACTATGGTGGCCGATCGCATTGGCGGCCAGGTGAAAGATACCGTAGGCATTGAAAACCTGATCTCGGTACCGAAAACCACCGGCAGTGAGCTAACCGGCAATATGCTCTCCCATATGGATGACTATGAGATCACCAAAAAAGAGCACTTGCGTGTTGAGCGTGTGGAAAAAGGTCAAAAGACGAAAAAGCTGCACTTGTCCACGGGTGAAATCATTGAAACCAAAACCATTATTATTGCCACCGGGGCGAAATGGCGTGAACTGGGCGTGCCGGGGGAGAAAGAGAATATCGGCTCGGGTGTTGCCTATTGCCCGCACTGTGACGGTCCTTTCTTTAAGAATAAAGATGTTGCCGTTGTCGGCGGCGGTAACTCGGGGATTGAAGCGGCCCTTGATTTGGCGGGTATGGTGAATAAAGTCACGGTATTTGAATTTTTGCCCGAGCTTAAGGCGGATCAGGTGCTGATCGACAAGGCCGAAGCTCACCCTAAAATCAATATTATCAAAAATGCCGCAACCAAAGAGATAGTGGCGGAAAACGGTAAAGTTGTCGGCATCGACTATATTGACCGCGAATCGGATGCCGTTAGCCATCAAGCCTTGTCGGGGGTCTTTGTGCAAATTGGCCTGGTACCGAACAGCAGTTTCTTAAATGGTGTGGTAGAGCGCACTAAATATGATGAGATCATCATAGATGAGAAAGGCCAGACTTCCGAGCCGGGTATCTTTGCCGCAGGCGATGTCACTACAGTGCCTTATAAGCAAATTGTAGTTGCCATGGGGGAAGGGGCAAAAGCGTCGCTGTCTGCCTTTGACTACATCATCCGCGAAGCTTAA